The Kitasatospora setae KM-6054 genome contains a region encoding:
- the pgsA gene encoding CDP-diacylglycerol--glycerol-3-phosphate 3-phosphatidyltransferase: MTKGPGAPAATRPTPAAVPPQPGVWNIANVLTMFRLLLVPVFAALLFAGGGHDPKWRALAWAAFAIAMITDVFDGALARRKGLVTDFGRIADPIADKAIMGTGLIGLSLLGDLPWWITAVILARELGITLMRFWVIRYAVIPASRGGKVKTLAQGTAVGMYVLVLTGPLATARAVVMGVAVFLTLATGLDYVLQAVRLRREGIARERRGE, encoded by the coding sequence ATGACCAAGGGGCCGGGGGCCCCGGCCGCCACCCGGCCGACCCCGGCCGCCGTCCCGCCGCAGCCCGGCGTGTGGAACATCGCCAACGTGCTGACCATGTTCCGGCTGCTGCTCGTCCCGGTGTTCGCCGCGCTGCTGTTCGCCGGCGGCGGGCACGACCCCAAGTGGCGGGCGCTCGCCTGGGCGGCCTTCGCGATCGCGATGATCACCGACGTGTTCGACGGCGCGCTGGCCCGCCGCAAGGGCCTGGTCACCGACTTCGGCCGGATCGCCGACCCGATCGCCGACAAGGCGATCATGGGCACCGGCCTGATCGGCCTGTCGCTGCTCGGCGACCTGCCCTGGTGGATCACCGCGGTGATCCTGGCCCGCGAGCTCGGCATCACCCTGATGCGGTTCTGGGTGATCCGCTACGCCGTCATCCCGGCCAGCCGCGGCGGCAAGGTCAAGACGCTCGCCCAGGGCACCGCGGTCGGCATGTACGTGCTGGTGCTGACCGGGCCGCTGGCCACCGCCCGGGCCGTGGTGATGGGCGTCGCGGTGTTCCTCACCCTCGCGACCGGCCTCGACTACGTGCTGCAGGCCGTCCGGCTGCGCCGCGAGGGCATCGCCAGGGAGCGCCGCGGTGAGTGA
- a CDS encoding CinA family protein — translation MLAALRARGATLAVAESLTGGLLAAALVAVPGASAVFRGSVTAYATELKASLLGVDEGLLDVHGPVHPVVARQMAEGVRRLLGADWALATTGVAGPDPQDGQPVGTVHVALAGPAGTEALPLRLSGGRDTIRNGSVDAALGLLLRRLTPG, via the coding sequence GTGCTGGCGGCGCTGCGGGCCCGCGGGGCCACGCTGGCCGTCGCGGAGTCGCTCACCGGCGGCCTGCTGGCCGCCGCCCTGGTCGCCGTCCCCGGCGCCTCCGCGGTCTTCCGGGGCTCGGTCACCGCCTACGCCACCGAGCTGAAGGCGTCGCTGCTCGGCGTCGACGAGGGCCTGCTCGACGTGCACGGCCCGGTCCACCCGGTGGTGGCCCGGCAGATGGCCGAGGGCGTCCGCCGCCTGCTCGGCGCCGACTGGGCGCTGGCCACCACCGGCGTGGCCGGCCCCGACCCGCAGGACGGGCAGCCGGTCGGCACCGTCCACGTCGCGCTGGCCGGGCCGGCGGGAACAGAAGCGCTCCCGCTCCGGTTGTCGGGTGGGCGTGACACGATCCGGAACGGGTCGGTGGACGCCGCGCTGGGGCTGCTGCTCCGCCGACTGACGCCCGGCTGA
- a CDS encoding helix-turn-helix domain-containing protein, with protein sequence MILLRRLLGDVLRRQRQRQGRTLREVSAAARVSLGYLSEVERGQKEASSELLSAICDALDVRMSEVMREVSDELSLAELAAMATLSEGDLLRPVLEPVPLPAPGVDRSGSIAPKAAMDVVAA encoded by the coding sequence ATGATCCTGCTCCGTCGCCTGCTTGGCGATGTGCTGCGTCGGCAGCGCCAGCGCCAGGGCCGCACACTCCGCGAGGTGTCGGCAGCCGCCAGGGTTTCGCTCGGTTACCTCTCCGAGGTCGAGCGGGGGCAGAAGGAGGCGTCCTCCGAACTGCTCTCCGCCATCTGCGACGCGCTCGACGTCCGGATGTCGGAGGTCATGCGGGAGGTCAGCGACGAACTGTCGCTCGCCGAACTTGCGGCGATGGCCACCCTCTCGGAGGGTGATCTGCTGAGGCCGGTTCTCGAACCGGTTCCGCTGCCGGCCCCCGGTGTCGACCGGTCCGGCTCCATCGCGCCCAAGGCGGCGATGGACGTGGTGGCGGCCTGA
- a CDS encoding ATP-dependent helicase, whose amino-acid sequence MATSDADPLQGFAPATRAWFSGAFAAPTEAQARAWSAIGLGTDVLVVAPTGSGKTLAAFLSALDRLAAAPPPADPKRRCRVLYVSPLKALAVDVERNLRAPLAGLRQARVRLGLPEPDVRVGVRSGDTPAADRRRFTTHPPDILITTPESLFLLLTSAARESLRGVDTVILDEVHAVAGTKRGAHLALSLERLDELLDAPARRIGLSATVRPVEEVARYLSPRRGAAIVRPGSDKRFELSVVVPVPDLADLPAAPAEEDDPQRQSSIWPHVEERIVDLVQAHRSTIVFANSRRLAERLCNRLNEIAHQRATGAPLPAGHAPAELMGGSGAAAGAPPLLARAHHGSVSKEQRALVEEELKAGRLPAVVATSSLELGIDMGAVDLVVQVESPPSVASGLQRVGRAGHQVGAVSRGVFFPKYRGDLVQSAVVTERMRDGRIEALRLPRNPLDVLAQQLVAITAMDVRDVDELLALCRRAAPFATLPRSAFDGVLDMLAGRYPSDAFAELRPRLVWDRVAGTVTGRPGAQRLAVTSGGTIPDRGLFGVFIAGADPKKGGGRVGELDEEMVYESRVGDVFTLGTTSWRIQEITHDRVLVVPAPGVPGRLPFWKGDTLGRPLELGRAVGAFVREVGALEPAAATARLRAAGLDDWAAGNLLAYLAEQRAACGHLPDDRTIVVERFRDELGDWRIVVHSPFGAQVHAPWALAIGARLREKHGLDPQVMHADDGIVLRLPDADLLADFPSAAPAATDPDEAPVGADAAVFEADEIERLVTDQVGGSALFAARFRECAGRALLLPRRSPGKRTPLWQQRQRASQLLEVAAEYGSFPIVLEAVRECLQDVFDVPGLVELIGDLASRAVRLVEVTTPEPSPFARSLLFGYVAQFLYEGDSPIAERRAAALALDSRLLAELLGQAELRELLDPRVLAELEAELQRRTPERRIRDAEGVADALRLLGPLSESELAERGAEPLWALELEAARRAVPVRIGGVPRWAAIEDAGRLRDALGTPLPVGVPEAFTEPVKDPLGDLLARYARTHGPFTARRAAERFGLGTAVVTGTLQRLTAAGRLVQGAFRPDGSSTVPEWCDAEVLRRLRRRSLAALRQEVEAVPPRALAAFLPQWQHLAGHRLRGADGLYRVVEQLQGTALPASALEKLVLPARLSDYSPGLLDELMAAGEIGWSGAGALPGKDGWIGLHLAESAHLLRPEPLPLTPGPVHTALLEALAGGYGAFFRQLAERVPDTPDAEIADALWDLVWAGYATNDTLAPLRGLLGSGRTAGATAHRAPRATPRGRYGGAARGLARPASRTGPPTAVGRWSLLPALAADPTVRATARAQALLDRHGVLTRGAVGAERVPGGFAGVYRVLSAFEERGRARRGYFVEGLGGAQFAMDGAADRLRSVGSRLERAGGDEWSAPAADRAPQALVLAAADPANAYGAALAWPEPPTGTAAAHRPGRKAGSLVVLVDGGLVLYLERGGKSLLSWAADGPADDPADDPVLAAALGALAGPLAIERINGLPALTSPLGPALEAAGLHPAPKGYRLR is encoded by the coding sequence ATGGCCACCTCCGACGCTGACCCGCTGCAAGGCTTCGCCCCGGCCACCCGGGCCTGGTTCTCGGGGGCGTTCGCCGCGCCCACCGAGGCGCAGGCCCGGGCCTGGTCGGCGATCGGGCTGGGGACGGACGTGCTGGTGGTCGCCCCGACCGGCTCCGGCAAGACGCTGGCGGCGTTCCTCTCGGCGCTGGACCGGCTGGCCGCCGCCCCGCCCCCGGCCGACCCGAAGCGCCGCTGCCGGGTGCTCTACGTCTCCCCGCTGAAGGCCCTCGCGGTGGACGTCGAGCGCAACCTGCGCGCCCCGCTGGCCGGTCTGCGGCAGGCGAGAGTCCGACTCGGCCTGCCGGAGCCCGACGTCCGGGTCGGGGTCCGCTCGGGCGACACCCCGGCCGCCGACCGCCGCCGCTTCACCACCCATCCGCCGGACATCCTGATCACCACCCCCGAGTCGCTGTTCCTGCTGCTCACCTCGGCCGCCCGGGAGTCGCTGCGCGGCGTCGACACGGTGATCCTGGACGAGGTGCACGCCGTCGCGGGCACCAAGCGCGGCGCGCACCTGGCGCTCAGCCTGGAGCGGCTGGACGAGCTGCTGGACGCGCCGGCCCGCCGGATCGGCCTGTCGGCGACCGTCCGCCCGGTCGAGGAGGTGGCGCGGTACCTCAGCCCGCGGCGCGGCGCGGCGATCGTCCGGCCCGGCTCGGACAAGCGCTTCGAGCTGTCCGTGGTGGTCCCCGTCCCGGACTTGGCGGACCTGCCCGCCGCGCCCGCCGAGGAGGACGACCCGCAGCGGCAGTCGTCGATCTGGCCGCACGTCGAGGAGCGGATCGTCGACCTCGTGCAGGCGCACCGCTCGACCATCGTGTTCGCCAACTCCCGCCGGCTGGCCGAGCGGCTGTGCAACCGGCTGAACGAGATCGCGCACCAGCGGGCCACCGGGGCGCCGCTGCCCGCCGGGCACGCGCCCGCCGAGCTGATGGGCGGCTCGGGCGCGGCCGCGGGCGCCCCGCCGCTGCTGGCCCGGGCGCACCACGGCTCGGTCTCCAAGGAGCAGCGGGCGCTGGTGGAGGAGGAGTTGAAGGCCGGCCGGCTGCCCGCCGTGGTGGCCACCTCCAGCCTGGAGCTGGGCATCGACATGGGCGCGGTCGACCTGGTGGTGCAGGTCGAGTCGCCGCCGTCGGTGGCCTCCGGCCTGCAGCGGGTCGGCCGGGCCGGGCACCAGGTCGGCGCGGTCTCCCGGGGCGTGTTCTTCCCCAAGTACCGGGGCGACCTGGTGCAGTCCGCGGTGGTCACCGAGCGGATGCGGGACGGCCGGATCGAGGCGCTGCGGCTGCCCCGCAACCCGCTGGACGTGCTGGCCCAGCAGCTGGTCGCGATCACCGCGATGGACGTCCGGGACGTCGACGAGCTGCTCGCCCTGTGCCGCCGGGCCGCCCCGTTCGCGACCCTCCCGCGGTCCGCGTTCGACGGCGTCCTCGACATGCTGGCCGGCCGCTACCCGTCCGACGCCTTCGCCGAGCTCCGCCCCCGGCTGGTCTGGGACCGCGTCGCCGGCACCGTCACCGGCCGCCCCGGCGCCCAGCGCCTCGCCGTCACCTCGGGCGGCACCATCCCGGACCGCGGCCTGTTCGGCGTCTTCATCGCCGGCGCGGACCCGAAGAAGGGCGGCGGCCGGGTCGGAGAGCTGGACGAGGAGATGGTCTACGAGTCCCGGGTGGGGGACGTCTTCACCCTGGGCACCACCTCCTGGCGGATCCAGGAGATCACCCACGACCGGGTGCTGGTCGTCCCGGCCCCCGGCGTCCCCGGCCGGCTGCCGTTCTGGAAGGGCGACACCCTCGGCCGCCCGCTCGAACTCGGCCGCGCGGTGGGCGCGTTCGTCCGCGAGGTGGGCGCCCTGGAGCCCGCCGCGGCCACCGCCCGGCTGCGCGCGGCGGGGCTGGACGACTGGGCGGCCGGCAACCTGCTCGCCTACCTCGCCGAGCAGCGCGCCGCCTGCGGCCACCTGCCCGACGACCGCACCATCGTGGTCGAGCGGTTCCGCGACGAGCTCGGCGACTGGCGGATCGTCGTGCACTCCCCGTTCGGCGCCCAGGTGCACGCCCCGTGGGCGCTGGCGATCGGCGCCCGGCTGCGCGAGAAGCACGGCCTGGACCCGCAGGTGATGCACGCCGACGACGGCATCGTGCTGCGCCTGCCGGACGCCGACCTGCTGGCCGACTTCCCGTCCGCCGCGCCCGCCGCGACCGACCCCGACGAGGCGCCGGTCGGCGCGGACGCCGCGGTCTTCGAAGCCGACGAGATCGAGCGGCTGGTGACCGACCAGGTCGGCGGCTCCGCCCTGTTCGCCGCCCGGTTCCGCGAGTGCGCCGGCCGCGCCCTGCTGCTGCCCCGCCGCAGCCCGGGCAAGCGCACCCCGCTCTGGCAGCAGCGCCAGCGCGCCTCCCAACTCCTGGAGGTGGCGGCCGAGTACGGCTCGTTCCCGATCGTCCTGGAGGCCGTCCGCGAGTGCCTGCAGGACGTCTTCGACGTGCCCGGCCTGGTCGAGCTGATAGGAGACCTGGCCTCCCGGGCGGTCCGCCTGGTCGAGGTCACCACCCCCGAGCCGTCCCCGTTCGCCCGCTCGCTGCTGTTCGGCTACGTCGCCCAGTTCCTGTACGAGGGCGACTCCCCGATCGCCGAGCGGCGGGCTGCCGCCCTGGCGCTGGACTCCCGGCTGCTGGCCGAGCTGCTCGGCCAGGCCGAGCTGCGCGAGCTGCTCGACCCGCGGGTGCTCGCCGAGCTGGAGGCCGAGCTGCAGCGGCGCACCCCCGAGCGCCGGATCCGGGACGCCGAGGGCGTCGCCGACGCGCTGCGGCTGCTCGGCCCGCTGTCCGAGTCCGAGCTGGCCGAGCGCGGCGCCGAGCCGCTCTGGGCGCTGGAGCTGGAGGCCGCCCGCCGGGCGGTCCCGGTCCGGATCGGCGGCGTGCCGCGCTGGGCCGCGATCGAGGACGCCGGGCGGCTGCGCGACGCCCTGGGCACCCCGCTGCCGGTCGGCGTCCCCGAGGCGTTCACCGAGCCGGTCAAGGACCCGCTGGGCGACCTGCTGGCCCGCTACGCCCGCACCCACGGCCCGTTCACCGCGCGGCGGGCCGCCGAGCGCTTCGGCCTGGGCACCGCCGTCGTCACCGGCACCCTGCAGCGACTGACCGCGGCCGGCCGGCTGGTCCAGGGCGCGTTCCGCCCCGACGGGTCGAGCACCGTCCCGGAGTGGTGCGACGCCGAGGTGCTGCGCCGGCTGCGCCGCCGCTCGCTGGCCGCGCTGCGCCAGGAGGTGGAGGCCGTCCCGCCCCGGGCGCTGGCCGCGTTCCTCCCGCAGTGGCAGCACCTGGCCGGGCACCGGCTGCGCGGCGCGGACGGCCTCTACCGGGTGGTCGAGCAGCTGCAGGGCACCGCGCTGCCCGCCTCCGCGCTGGAGAAGCTCGTGCTGCCCGCCCGGCTGTCCGACTACTCCCCCGGGCTGCTGGACGAGCTGATGGCGGCCGGCGAGATCGGCTGGTCCGGCGCGGGCGCGCTGCCCGGCAAGGACGGCTGGATCGGCCTGCACCTGGCGGAGAGCGCCCACCTGCTGCGCCCCGAGCCGCTGCCGCTCACCCCGGGCCCGGTGCACACCGCCCTGCTGGAGGCGCTGGCCGGCGGCTACGGCGCGTTCTTCCGCCAGCTCGCCGAGCGCGTCCCGGACACCCCGGACGCCGAGATCGCCGACGCCCTGTGGGACCTCGTCTGGGCCGGGTACGCCACCAACGACACGCTGGCCCCGCTGCGCGGCCTGCTGGGCTCCGGCCGCACCGCGGGCGCCACCGCGCACCGCGCCCCGCGCGCCACCCCGCGCGGCCGCTACGGCGGCGCGGCCCGCGGCCTGGCCCGCCCGGCCTCCCGGACCGGCCCGCCGACCGCGGTGGGTCGCTGGTCGCTGCTGCCCGCGCTCGCCGCCGACCCGACGGTGCGGGCCACCGCCCGGGCCCAGGCCCTGCTGGACCGGCACGGCGTGCTGACCAGGGGCGCGGTCGGCGCCGAGCGCGTCCCGGGCGGGTTCGCGGGCGTCTACCGGGTGCTGTCGGCGTTCGAGGAGCGCGGCCGGGCCCGCCGGGGCTACTTCGTCGAGGGCCTGGGCGGCGCCCAGTTCGCGATGGACGGCGCCGCGGACCGGCTGCGCTCGGTCGGCTCCCGGCTGGAGCGGGCGGGCGGCGACGAGTGGTCCGCGCCGGCCGCGGACCGGGCCCCGCAGGCCCTGGTGCTGGCCGCCGCCGACCCGGCCAACGCGTACGGGGCGGCGCTGGCATGGCCCGAGCCGCCGACCGGCACCGCGGCGGCGCACCGCCCGGGCCGGAAGGCCGGCTCGCTGGTCGTCCTGGTCGACGGCGGGCTGGTGCTGTACCTGGAGCGCGGTGGGAAGTCCCTGCTGTCCTGGGCGGCCGACGGCCCGGCGGACGACCCGGCCGACGACCCGGTCCTGGCGGCCGCGCTGGGCGCGCTGGCCGGTCCGCTCGCGATCGAGCGGATCAACGGCCTCCCGGCGCTCACCAGCCCGCTGGGCCCCGCCCTGGAGGCGGCCGGTCTGCATCCCGCCCCGAAGGGCTACCGGCTCCGGTAG
- a CDS encoding S8 family peptidase, with product MEQVSHAHSSTPATRRRRSVRVLGATLLTGLLLGGAVPYVTGNGGTYLSYLVLDERTDAEGAEHAGEQARALGGRVVQDYPQIGAVLAYAGPRFAEKLRQRPGIAAVGATRTVPVPSPPRPLAGAGFDAHAGGAGAAGAPGPAGDAVERADDSTPTVPDPGERTDWNLAMIGALDRPAGRTAALLRPPVGTAGNAAEQPSADRAGALPTAGQLAGVTVAVLDSGVDDTHPDLRAAVDPAASASCADGRPDSRDGAWRPDPAINESGHGTHVAGIVGAARDGRGVTGVAPGVRIAAVRLLGPLGQYYAENIVCGMIWAADHGARAINDSYFADPWKYNCPEDADQAALAAAVGRAVAYAQRKGAVVVASAGNDGQDLNAGREDRRSPNDRTTAPPEDRRLGTECIRLPGELPGVVTVTAVDRDGRPALYSNHGRGKVSLAAPGGDPDGGNQGAIVSDWPGGRYAALAGTSMSAAHVTGAVAVVAARHPDWGPDRITAALARAAAANGCDRTLPLGCQDRDYYGAGILILPAD from the coding sequence ATGGAGCAGGTGAGCCACGCCCACAGCAGCACCCCCGCGACCCGCCGGCGCCGCAGCGTCCGGGTGCTCGGCGCGACGCTGCTCACCGGACTGCTGCTCGGCGGCGCCGTCCCGTACGTCACCGGCAACGGCGGCACCTACCTCAGCTACCTGGTGCTGGACGAGCGCACCGACGCCGAGGGCGCCGAGCACGCCGGCGAGCAGGCCAGGGCGCTCGGCGGCAGGGTCGTCCAGGACTACCCGCAGATCGGCGCGGTGCTCGCCTACGCCGGGCCGCGGTTCGCCGAGAAGCTCCGGCAGCGGCCCGGGATAGCCGCCGTCGGCGCCACCCGCACCGTCCCCGTCCCCTCGCCGCCCCGGCCGCTGGCCGGCGCCGGCTTCGACGCGCACGCCGGGGGCGCCGGGGCCGCCGGGGCCCCCGGGCCGGCGGGCGACGCCGTCGAGCGGGCCGACGACTCCACCCCCACCGTGCCCGACCCCGGCGAGCGGACCGACTGGAACCTCGCCATGATCGGCGCCCTCGACCGCCCCGCCGGACGGACCGCCGCGCTGCTCCGCCCGCCCGTCGGGACCGCCGGCAACGCCGCCGAGCAGCCGTCCGCCGACCGGGCCGGGGCGCTGCCCACCGCCGGGCAGCTCGCCGGGGTCACCGTCGCGGTGCTGGACTCCGGCGTCGACGACACCCACCCCGACCTGCGCGCCGCCGTCGACCCGGCCGCCTCCGCGTCCTGCGCCGACGGCCGCCCCGACTCCCGGGACGGCGCCTGGCGGCCCGACCCCGCGATCAACGAGAGCGGCCACGGCACCCACGTCGCCGGGATCGTCGGCGCCGCCCGGGACGGCCGCGGCGTCACCGGCGTCGCCCCCGGCGTGCGGATCGCCGCCGTCCGGCTGCTCGGCCCGCTCGGCCAGTACTACGCCGAGAACATCGTCTGCGGCATGATCTGGGCCGCCGACCACGGCGCCCGGGCGATCAACGACAGCTACTTCGCCGACCCGTGGAAGTACAACTGCCCCGAGGACGCCGACCAGGCCGCGCTCGCCGCCGCCGTCGGCCGGGCCGTCGCCTACGCCCAGCGCAAGGGCGCCGTGGTGGTCGCCTCGGCGGGCAACGACGGACAGGACCTCAACGCCGGCCGCGAGGACCGCCGCAGCCCCAACGACCGCACCACGGCCCCGCCGGAGGACCGCCGGCTCGGCACCGAGTGCATCCGGCTGCCCGGCGAACTGCCCGGCGTGGTCACCGTCACCGCCGTCGACCGCGACGGCCGCCCCGCCCTCTACAGCAACCACGGCCGCGGCAAGGTCTCCCTCGCCGCCCCCGGCGGCGACCCCGACGGCGGCAACCAGGGCGCGATCGTCTCCGACTGGCCCGGCGGCCGGTACGCGGCACTGGCCGGCACCTCGATGTCCGCCGCGCACGTCACCGGCGCCGTCGCCGTGGTCGCCGCCCGGCACCCCGACTGGGGCCCCGACCGGATCACCGCCGCCCTCGCCCGGGCCGCCGCCGCGAACGGCTGCGACCGCACCCTGCCGCTCGGCTGCCAGGACCGCGACTACTACGGCGCCGGCATCCTCATCCTCCCCGCCGACTGA
- a CDS encoding DUF3046 domain-containing protein → MRLTEFWRRMYEHFGEAYAESFAQDHVMGELDGRTVRQALDAGWEAKDVWRVVCVTQGVSAQLR, encoded by the coding sequence ATGAGGCTGACCGAGTTCTGGCGACGGATGTACGAGCACTTCGGCGAGGCGTACGCGGAGTCCTTCGCCCAGGACCACGTGATGGGCGAGCTCGACGGCCGCACCGTCCGGCAGGCGCTGGACGCGGGCTGGGAGGCCAAGGACGTCTGGCGGGTGGTCTGCGTCACGCAGGGGGTGTCGGCGCAGCTGCGGTGA
- a CDS encoding AI-2E family transporter: MASSAENPDPTAPEPNPGTTARAADAVAAVDAAADEADAAETDAADAETVRTAAARLLRRAELGGGAMPRWLPRAILLALLGVGLFQLADWAFHQLIDLFVMLLVAFFLSLAMEPAVDRMAARGVRRGLGTFLVFIGVGLAVAGFLAALGTLLVDQITQIAGRLPQLLQDLINWINHTFHTDLSLDQLQHQVLKDSGTIEKYAQQAADNVWGVTGTVVGGLFQAFTVGLFTFYFTAEGPRVRRTVCSLLPPSKQGEVLRAWEIALAKTGGYLYSRALLALVSTFAHWAFFAAIGLPYAAALAVWVGVMSQFVPTIGTYLAGALPVLVGLTVRPVDALWVLVFVTVYQQIENYLLHPRITARTVDVHPAVAFGSVIAGAALLGAVGALIAIPVAATLQGFVGTYVRRYEVEDDPRIDRGEERRERRRHTVRRLRRMVSGGSGGGGADGPGGERPERRREDPPGE, from the coding sequence GTGGCGAGCAGCGCAGAGAACCCCGACCCGACCGCCCCCGAACCGAACCCCGGGACCACCGCCCGGGCCGCCGACGCGGTCGCGGCCGTCGACGCCGCGGCGGACGAGGCGGACGCCGCCGAGACGGACGCCGCCGACGCCGAGACCGTGCGCACGGCCGCCGCCCGGCTGCTGCGCCGGGCCGAGCTCGGCGGCGGCGCGATGCCCCGCTGGCTGCCCCGGGCGATCCTGCTGGCGCTGCTCGGCGTCGGCCTGTTCCAGCTCGCCGACTGGGCCTTCCACCAGCTGATCGACCTGTTCGTGATGCTGCTGGTGGCGTTCTTCCTGTCGCTGGCGATGGAGCCCGCCGTGGACCGGATGGCCGCCCGCGGGGTCCGCCGCGGCCTGGGCACCTTCCTGGTCTTCATCGGCGTCGGCCTCGCCGTCGCGGGCTTCCTCGCCGCGCTCGGCACCCTGCTGGTCGACCAGATCACCCAGATCGCCGGGCGGCTGCCGCAGCTGCTCCAGGACCTGATCAACTGGATCAACCACACCTTCCACACCGACCTGTCGCTCGACCAGCTCCAGCACCAGGTGCTCAAGGACTCCGGCACCATCGAGAAGTACGCCCAGCAGGCCGCCGACAACGTCTGGGGCGTCACCGGCACCGTGGTCGGCGGCCTGTTCCAGGCGTTCACCGTCGGCCTGTTCACCTTCTACTTCACCGCCGAGGGCCCCCGGGTGCGGCGCACCGTCTGCTCGCTGCTGCCGCCCTCCAAGCAGGGCGAGGTGCTCCGGGCCTGGGAGATCGCCCTCGCCAAGACCGGCGGCTACCTGTACTCCCGGGCGCTGCTCGCGCTGGTCTCCACCTTCGCGCACTGGGCGTTCTTCGCCGCGATCGGGCTGCCGTACGCGGCGGCGCTGGCGGTCTGGGTCGGCGTCATGTCGCAGTTCGTGCCGACCATCGGCACCTACCTGGCGGGCGCGCTGCCGGTCCTGGTCGGGCTGACCGTGCGGCCGGTGGACGCGCTCTGGGTGCTGGTCTTCGTCACCGTCTACCAGCAGATCGAGAACTACCTGCTGCACCCGCGGATCACCGCGAGGACCGTCGACGTGCACCCCGCCGTCGCGTTCGGCTCGGTGATCGCCGGCGCCGCCCTGCTCGGCGCGGTCGGCGCGCTGATCGCCATCCCGGTCGCCGCCACCCTGCAGGGCTTCGTCGGGACGTACGTGCGCCGCTACGAGGTCGAGGACGACCCGCGGATCGACCGCGGCGAGGAGCGCCGCGAACGGCGCCGGCACACCGTCCGGCGGCTGCGCCGGATGGTCTCCGGCGGCTCGGGCGGGGGCGGCGCGGACGGCCCCGGCGGGGAGCGCCCGGAGCGGCGGCGGGAGGATCCGCCGGGGGAGTAA
- a CDS encoding SigE family RNA polymerase sigma factor, producing MKGKRSDPDEDFRAFVVAAWPWLTRTAYLLTGDRHAAEDLAQSVAERTCAAWPRVRRADDPYGYVRRIMVNQHARRWRRRAPEVLVEAVPDTAGAEDGYARSDQRRELMAALATLPTRQRQAVVLRHWDDLSDSQAAAAMGCSAGAVRSHAAKGIARLRQSAGLRELRDMTRIGGAV from the coding sequence ATGAAAGGGAAACGGAGCGATCCGGACGAGGACTTCCGGGCGTTCGTCGTGGCGGCCTGGCCCTGGCTGACCCGCACGGCGTACCTGCTGACCGGCGACCGGCACGCGGCGGAGGACCTCGCGCAGTCCGTCGCGGAACGGACCTGCGCGGCCTGGCCGAGGGTCCGCCGGGCCGACGACCCGTACGGCTACGTGCGGCGGATCATGGTCAACCAGCACGCCCGCCGCTGGCGCCGCCGCGCGCCCGAGGTGCTGGTGGAGGCCGTGCCCGACACGGCCGGGGCCGAGGACGGGTACGCCAGGTCGGACCAGCGCCGGGAGCTGATGGCGGCCCTCGCGACGCTGCCGACCCGGCAGCGGCAGGCCGTGGTGCTGCGGCACTGGGACGACCTGAGCGACAGCCAGGCGGCCGCCGCGATGGGCTGCTCGGCCGGGGCCGTGCGCAGCCACGCGGCCAAGGGGATAGCCAGACTGCGCCAGAGCGCCGGTCTGCGGGAACTGCGGGACATGACACGAATCGGGGGTGCGGTGTGA